The Vicia villosa cultivar HV-30 ecotype Madison, WI unplaced genomic scaffold, Vvil1.0 ctg.001572F_1_1, whole genome shotgun sequence genome contains a region encoding:
- the LOC131635859 gene encoding zinc finger CCCH domain-containing protein 48-like, with the protein MDTKVARFNGTKRVIGTKTCIFWLNGRCNRDNCRFLHGEPSTHSWNHNERKGRFSSTPYHNPNKSLPKHNASSTLSNRRVGGDKLPPKCNKKTVFIRKTTDDKLPPRHETEGLLNRKTEDEKSLPKDATIGDDREKTQVVTKVSPKHVCKYWMNGDCVRGEHCRNLHSWFYGDGFATLAKLQGHKKLVTGIALPHGSNKLYSGSTDGTLRTWDCVTGQCTNLTNLGAEATSLISEGPWIFVGLHNIVKAWNTQTASHLTLDGPKGRVLSMVVGNDTLLAGAEDGVISAWRGSSKSDSPFELVASLRGHTKSVVCLAVGCNKMLYSGSKDQSIKVWDLDTFECKMTLNAHTDEVTSLICWDNFLLSGSSDCSIKVWYKTVEDTLEVAYSHNVENGVVALSGMTDPENKPILFCSTSDNSVRLYELPSFAERGRLFAKQEVGLIHTAPGGLFFTGDRTGLLTVWKWLEKPKVAASS; encoded by the exons ATGGATACAAAAGTGGCGAGGTTCAACGGAACTAAACGCGTCATTGGGACGAAAACCTGCATCTTTTGGCTCAATGGAAGATGCAACAGAGATAATTGTAGGTTTTTGCACGGTGAACCATCGACTCATTCTTGGAATCATAATGAAAGGAAGGGGCGTTTCTCTTCAACACCGTATCATAATCCGAATAAGAGCCTTCCCAAACATAATGCCAGCAGCACCCTTTCAAATAGAAGGGTTGGAGGTGACAAGTTGCCTCCCAAATGTAACAAGAAGACTGTGTTTATTAGAAAGACCACGGATGACAAGTTGCCTCCCAGACATGAAACTGAGGGTTTGTTAAATCGAAAGACTGAGGACGAGAAGTCGCTTCCTAAAGATGCTACTATTGGAGATGACAGAGAAAAGACACAAGTTGTTACTAAGGTTTCTCCAAAGCATGTCTGCAAATATTGGATGAATGGCGATTGTGTTCGCGGTGAACATTGCCGGAATTTACATTCGTGGTTTTATGGTGATGGCTTTGCCACATTAGCAAAGCTTCAAGGACACAAGAAG CTTGTCACTGGAATTGCACTTCCACATGGATCAAACAAACTTTATTCTGGCAGCACGGATGGGACACTTCGGACATGGGACTGTGTTACTGGTCAGTGTACTAATTTGACGAATCTTGGTGCTGAAGCTACCTCTTTGATCAGCGAGGGCCCGTGGATTTTTGTTGGTCTGCATAACATTGTCAAG GCATGGAATACGCAGACTGCTTCTCATTTAACTCTCGATGGACCTAAGGGACGAGTCCTTTCCATGGTTGTTGGCAATGATACACTCTTAGCTGGAGCAGAG GATGGTGTAATTTCTGCTTGGAGAGGCAGCTCTAAATCCGATTCCCCTTTTGAACTGGTTGCATCACTACGCGGACACACTAAATCTGTTGTTTGCCTGGCTGTCGGATGTAACAAGATGTTGTACTCAGGATCCAAGGATCAAAGCATCAAG GTTTGGGACCTAGACACATTTGAGTGTAAAATGACACTCAATGCGCATACAGACGAAGTCACGTCCCTTATTTGTTGGGACAATTTCTTGTTATCCGGTTCATCAGACTGCTCTATCAAGGTCTGGTATAAAACCGTCGAGGATACTTTGGAAGTTGCATATTCACACAATGTAGAAAAT GGCGTTGTTGCGTTATCTGGGATGACTGATCCAGAAAACAAGCCTATATTGTTCTGCTCTACCAGTGACAATTCAGTTCGCCTCTATGAACTTCCATC ATTTGCCGAGAGGGGTAGATTGTTTGCTAAGCAAGAAGTTGGATTAATCCATACAGCTCCGGGTGGACTCTTCTTCACCGGAGACAGAACTGGTTTGCTGACTGTCTGGAAATGGTTGGAAAAGCCCAAGGTTGCAGCATCCTCTTGA